One window from the genome of Streptomyces sp. WZ-12 encodes:
- a CDS encoding bifunctional DNA primase/polymerase produces MTQPTDIRRVALALVTADVPALPLRAGKVPFGNCPACKGNTCGGRPNMKNPGPCQCPRPCHAWAAATTDPRVLTSAAWAPAWREAAAVAYHPGGAGLTVVDLDDAAAVAWAREKLPATRTVATTRGQHWIYRGAMQGANAVRPGIDIKSLASYARWLGPGTGTMTDLPDAVRALVVKKPTPARPARPGVAVAALAGGGECRHRTPVYLERGIAMAEQRITAAQSAIHTTVYRTFLAVLSAHGRCGCLADAHVERLFTAAQAKGESLRHCTDAWANAQAALGL; encoded by the coding sequence ATGACCCAACCCACCGACATTCGGCGAGTAGCCCTCGCCCTGGTCACCGCCGACGTGCCGGCTCTACCCCTGCGGGCCGGCAAGGTCCCGTTCGGCAACTGCCCTGCGTGCAAGGGCAACACGTGCGGCGGCCGGCCGAACATGAAGAACCCCGGTCCCTGCCAGTGCCCGCGGCCGTGCCACGCCTGGGCCGCCGCCACCACCGACCCCCGCGTCCTCACCTCGGCGGCATGGGCGCCCGCGTGGCGTGAGGCCGCGGCCGTCGCCTACCACCCCGGCGGCGCGGGACTGACGGTCGTCGACCTGGACGACGCGGCAGCCGTCGCATGGGCCCGTGAGAAGCTGCCCGCCACCCGTACGGTAGCGACGACACGGGGCCAGCACTGGATCTACCGGGGCGCGATGCAGGGCGCGAACGCCGTGCGGCCCGGCATCGACATCAAGTCCCTGGCGTCCTACGCCCGTTGGCTCGGCCCCGGCACCGGCACCATGACCGACCTGCCCGACGCCGTCCGCGCACTCGTCGTGAAGAAGCCCACTCCGGCCCGGCCTGCACGGCCTGGCGTCGCCGTGGCCGCGCTCGCCGGGGGCGGGGAGTGCCGGCACCGCACGCCCGTCTACCTGGAGCGCGGCATCGCCATGGCCGAGCAGCGCATCACCGCCGCCCAAAGCGCAATCCACACCACCGTGTACCGGACCTTCCTCGCCGTGCTGTCCGCTCACGGCCGGTGCGGCTGCCTCGCGGACGCGCACGTGGAGCGGCTGTTCACCGCCGCGCAGGCCAAGGGCGAGTCTCTGCGGCACTGCACCGACGCCTGGGCCAACGCCCAAGCCGCGCTGGGACTGTAG
- a CDS encoding ATP-binding protein, with product MAEEDKTPARAIITDYAQAHFRYFRTVDGTVYAQRNGHPVARPIRSQGTTGSHRQELMVGLFKDGCGVFNGTALKEALDLIEALALTEDVQPVHIRVAPGVDGATWLDLGRGDGRSVRIHPTGWDITTPDPREVCWRRTQLTGELPLPAKDTDGKGIDLLMRLCNFANAETECLAIAWLIGCLGPSVPVPAPFLTGPQGAGKSTGGRMLVRIIEGMSGDLRRAPKDEENLLAAVAAGWVTALDNLSHMTPDLSDAMCCIVTGAENVKRALFTDGDVFRVGYRRPLLLTGIDVGVIRPDLAERLLPLRLERPRVRRTEAELWAEYEEVLPVVLGSLLDLTVQVRAAEAETPTDLRMADFAHVCAQLDAATSLGALRAYRASLDDLNDDVIEGDLLSQTVLKHAATLTPGAEARMTSSEWLHCLTGLYAGEDCRPLPKGWPTTGKVLSDRLKRLQPTLAARNVLIDWGRTREGRYIEMIRRPAPPLHQQESML from the coding sequence ATGGCCGAAGAGGACAAGACTCCGGCCCGCGCGATCATCACCGACTACGCGCAGGCGCACTTCAGGTACTTCCGCACCGTCGACGGCACCGTGTACGCGCAGCGCAACGGCCATCCCGTGGCCCGGCCTATCCGCTCCCAGGGCACGACCGGCAGCCACCGGCAGGAACTCATGGTCGGCCTGTTCAAGGACGGGTGTGGCGTGTTCAACGGGACGGCACTGAAGGAGGCGCTCGACCTGATCGAGGCGCTCGCGCTGACCGAGGACGTGCAGCCCGTCCACATCCGCGTCGCCCCCGGCGTCGACGGGGCGACGTGGCTGGACCTGGGCCGCGGCGACGGGCGGTCCGTCCGCATCCACCCCACCGGTTGGGACATCACCACTCCCGACCCGCGCGAGGTCTGCTGGCGGCGCACCCAGCTCACCGGCGAACTCCCCCTCCCGGCCAAGGACACCGACGGCAAGGGCATCGACCTCCTCATGCGCCTGTGCAACTTCGCCAACGCCGAGACCGAGTGCCTGGCCATCGCCTGGTTGATCGGCTGCCTCGGGCCGTCCGTGCCCGTCCCCGCCCCCTTCCTCACCGGTCCCCAGGGCGCCGGCAAGTCGACCGGTGGGCGGATGCTCGTGCGGATCATCGAGGGCATGAGCGGGGACCTGCGCCGTGCCCCGAAGGACGAGGAGAACCTCCTTGCGGCCGTGGCCGCCGGCTGGGTCACCGCCCTGGACAACCTCTCCCACATGACCCCGGACCTGTCCGACGCCATGTGCTGCATCGTCACCGGCGCCGAGAACGTCAAGCGCGCCCTGTTCACCGACGGCGACGTGTTCCGCGTCGGCTACCGCCGCCCCTTGCTCCTGACCGGTATCGACGTCGGCGTCATCCGGCCCGACCTCGCCGAACGCCTCCTGCCCCTGCGGCTGGAACGCCCCCGCGTCCGGCGCACCGAGGCGGAACTGTGGGCCGAGTACGAAGAGGTGCTCCCGGTCGTGCTCGGGTCTCTCCTGGACCTCACGGTCCAAGTCCGCGCCGCTGAGGCGGAGACGCCGACCGACCTGCGGATGGCGGATTTCGCGCACGTGTGCGCGCAGCTCGACGCGGCAACCAGCCTGGGAGCGCTGCGCGCCTACCGGGCCAGCCTGGACGACCTCAACGACGACGTCATCGAGGGTGACCTCCTCTCGCAGACCGTCCTCAAGCACGCCGCCACCCTCACCCCGGGCGCGGAGGCACGGATGACGTCGTCCGAGTGGCTGCACTGCCTCACCGGCCTGTACGCGGGGGAGGACTGCCGTCCGCTGCCCAAGGGTTGGCCGACCACCGGCAAGGTCCTCTCCGACCGCCTCAAGCGCCTCCAGCCCACCCTCGCCGCCCGGAACGTCCTGATCGACTGGGGCCGCACCAGGGAGGGCCGCTACATCGAGATGATTCGACGCCCGGCCCCGCCGCTGCACCAGCAAGAGTCGATGCTCTGA
- a CDS encoding helix-turn-helix domain-containing protein, whose translation MSTAIATPVDRLLYKPEEAAKALSLGRSTVYELMAEGALKYIKLGRTRRIRRSDLEAFVAALPPQHN comes from the coding sequence ATGAGCACGGCGATTGCCACCCCCGTCGACCGACTTCTGTACAAGCCCGAGGAGGCAGCAAAGGCACTGTCGCTTGGTCGTTCCACCGTCTACGAGCTGATGGCCGAAGGCGCCCTGAAGTACATCAAGTTGGGCCGCACCCGCCGGATACGACGCTCTGACCTCGAAGCCTTCGTAGCGGCCCTTCCGCCCCAACACAACTGA
- a CDS encoding tyrosine-type recombinase/integrase, producing the protein MSPRKSNNESSIYFGTDGWWHGRVTMGVKNDGSPDRRHRRAKTEPEIKRKVKELERQRDEGRATKAGRAPTVAKWMETYLTDIASLKLKPRSLDDYWSKTRNDIIPGVGQHRIDKLQPEHLERMYRALLDAGHAPSHVVKVHRILSRALKIAHRRRMVSENVATLVEPPSVDETEANPFTQEEAKAFLEAAAKRPTFMRWIVGVGMGFRQGETLGLRWPYVDLKAELFHPKWQLQRLTWRHGCEDPHACGARLHRFEPCPPDCTTHKGYKRGCPKPCAKTCRRHASVCPERTGGGLAFTRPKTKKSQNPVPIPPVFIPFLADHKARQEAMRTAAGELWQEHHVVFSRPDGRPLDPRADYEEFKELLAEAGIDDRRLYDGSRHTAGTILNELGVDMTTIMEILRHTQISQTRRYVKGRSHLSKDAMRRMGEFFAPAPPDTDSGLTETKTETPDSRADRARRRRRIR; encoded by the coding sequence ATGAGCCCCCGCAAGTCCAACAACGAGTCGTCCATCTACTTCGGCACCGACGGCTGGTGGCACGGCCGCGTCACGATGGGCGTGAAGAACGACGGCAGCCCCGACCGTCGTCACCGCCGTGCCAAGACCGAACCCGAGATCAAGCGCAAGGTCAAGGAGTTGGAGCGGCAGCGCGATGAAGGCCGCGCAACCAAGGCTGGTCGCGCACCGACCGTCGCCAAGTGGATGGAGACCTACCTCACCGACATTGCGAGCCTGAAGCTCAAGCCGCGCTCGCTCGATGACTACTGGTCGAAGACGCGCAACGACATCATCCCCGGCGTCGGCCAGCACCGAATCGACAAGCTGCAGCCGGAGCACCTTGAACGGATGTACCGCGCCCTGCTCGACGCCGGCCACGCCCCCTCGCACGTCGTGAAGGTGCACCGCATCTTGTCTCGCGCGCTCAAGATTGCTCACCGTCGCCGCATGGTCAGCGAGAACGTAGCCACACTCGTGGAACCGCCGAGCGTCGACGAGACCGAGGCGAACCCGTTCACGCAGGAGGAGGCCAAGGCGTTCCTAGAAGCCGCCGCCAAGCGGCCCACCTTCATGCGGTGGATCGTCGGCGTCGGCATGGGCTTCCGGCAGGGGGAAACGCTCGGACTGCGGTGGCCGTACGTCGACCTGAAAGCCGAGCTGTTCCACCCCAAGTGGCAGCTACAGAGGCTTACTTGGCGGCACGGCTGTGAAGACCCCCACGCTTGCGGCGCACGCCTCCATCGCTTCGAGCCGTGCCCACCGGACTGCACCACGCACAAGGGCTACAAGCGCGGTTGCCCGAAGCCCTGCGCCAAGACGTGCAGGAGGCATGCAAGCGTCTGCCCGGAACGCACGGGTGGCGGTCTCGCCTTCACTCGCCCCAAGACCAAGAAGAGCCAGAACCCCGTCCCAATCCCGCCCGTCTTCATTCCGTTCCTGGCCGACCACAAGGCCCGACAGGAAGCGATGCGAACTGCGGCCGGTGAGCTGTGGCAGGAACACCACGTCGTGTTCTCGCGCCCAGACGGGCGCCCGCTCGATCCTCGCGCCGACTACGAGGAATTCAAGGAGCTACTCGCCGAAGCCGGGATCGACGACCGCCGGCTGTACGACGGGAGTCGGCACACAGCAGGCACCATCCTGAACGAACTGGGAGTCGACATGACCACGATCATGGAGATTCTTCGGCATACCCAGATCAGCCAGACCCGCCGCTACGTGAAGGGCAGGTCTCACCTGTCGAAGGACGCGATGCGCCGCATGGGTGAGTTCTTCGCACCCGCTCCCCCGGACACCGATTCGGGCCTCACTGAGACCAAAACTGAGACCCCTGACAGCCGCGCCGACCGCGCCCGTCGACGTCGCCGCATCCGCTGA
- a CDS encoding alpha/beta hydrolase → MPPSRPFRSTTAAAAAAAAALALLISGCSSGTSSPGGAASPGRSTEAGADRPASDTSPLKPLPAAVPADLRPYYDQKLSWHDCGVAGFQCATMKAPLDYAKPSPATDLKLAVARRKATGPGPRIGSLLVNPGGPGGSAIDYLQQYAPQPAAVRARYDMIATDPRGVARSEPIECLTDRQMDRFTQTDTTPDTPAEVNQLVTADRDFAEGCESHSGKLLPHVSTIEAARDMDVLRAILGDKKLNYVGASYGTFLGATYAGLFPSRSGRLVLDGATDPTLDSRAVNLEQTAGFNTAFTAFAKDCVKKKDCPLGTENATDAGRRLSALFKKLDAHPLDTGQDRKLTESLATTGVIAAMYDQGAWPMLREAIAQAESGNGSGLLALSDSYYERDASGHYANQMFANPAVNCLDLPPAFTSPDQVRAALPAFRRASPVFGDNFAWSALSCAYWPVKATGTVHRIPAKGADPIVVVGTTRDPATPYVWAKGLAAQLSSGTLLTYVGDGHTAYGRGSDCIDTAINTFLLDGTPPAKNKRCT, encoded by the coding sequence ATGCCGCCCAGCCGCCCGTTCCGCTCGACCACCGCCGCCGCGGCCGCTGCCGCCGCGGCCCTCGCCCTGCTGATCTCCGGCTGCTCGTCGGGGACTTCGTCCCCCGGCGGCGCCGCGTCCCCGGGCCGCTCGACGGAGGCCGGCGCCGATCGCCCGGCGTCCGACACCTCACCCCTGAAGCCGCTCCCCGCCGCCGTCCCGGCCGACCTCCGCCCGTACTACGACCAGAAGCTGAGCTGGCACGACTGCGGTGTGGCCGGTTTCCAGTGCGCGACGATGAAGGCGCCCCTGGACTACGCCAAGCCCAGCCCGGCCACCGACCTGAAGCTGGCGGTGGCCCGCCGGAAGGCCACCGGCCCCGGCCCGCGGATCGGCTCCCTCCTGGTCAACCCCGGCGGCCCCGGCGGCTCGGCGATCGACTACCTCCAGCAGTACGCGCCCCAGCCGGCCGCGGTCCGCGCCCGCTACGACATGATCGCCACGGACCCGCGCGGGGTCGCCCGCAGCGAACCGATCGAGTGCCTCACCGATCGTCAGATGGACCGCTTCACCCAGACCGACACCACCCCCGACACCCCCGCTGAGGTCAACCAGCTCGTCACCGCCGACCGCGATTTCGCCGAGGGCTGCGAGAGCCACTCCGGCAAGCTCCTGCCGCACGTCTCCACCATCGAGGCGGCCCGCGACATGGACGTGCTGCGCGCCATCCTGGGCGACAAGAAGCTGAACTACGTCGGTGCCTCCTACGGCACCTTCCTCGGCGCGACCTACGCCGGCCTCTTCCCGTCCCGCTCGGGCCGTCTGGTCCTCGACGGCGCGACCGACCCGACGCTGGACTCCCGCGCCGTCAACCTCGAACAGACCGCCGGCTTCAACACCGCCTTCACCGCGTTCGCCAAGGACTGCGTGAAGAAGAAGGACTGCCCGCTCGGCACCGAGAACGCCACGGACGCCGGCCGACGGCTCTCCGCCCTCTTCAAGAAGCTCGACGCCCACCCCCTCGACACCGGCCAGGACCGCAAGCTCACCGAGTCCCTGGCCACCACGGGCGTGATCGCCGCGATGTACGACCAGGGTGCCTGGCCGATGCTCCGCGAGGCCATCGCCCAGGCCGAGTCCGGCAACGGCAGCGGCCTGCTCGCGCTGTCCGACAGCTACTACGAGCGCGACGCCTCGGGCCACTACGCCAACCAGATGTTCGCCAACCCGGCCGTCAACTGCCTCGACCTCCCACCGGCCTTCACCAGCCCCGACCAGGTCCGCGCCGCCCTCCCCGCCTTCCGCAGGGCGTCCCCGGTCTTCGGCGACAACTTCGCCTGGTCCGCCCTGAGCTGCGCGTACTGGCCGGTCAAGGCCACCGGCACGGTCCACCGCATCCCGGCCAAGGGCGCCGACCCGATCGTCGTCGTCGGCACCACCCGCGACCCGGCCACCCCGTACGTCTGGGCCAAGGGCCTGGCCGCCCAGCTCTCCAGCGGCACCCTGCTGACGTACGTCGGCGACGGCCACACCGCCTACGGCCGCGGCAGCGACTGCATCGACACCGCCATCAACACCTTCCTCCTGGATGGCACCCCACCAGCGAAGAACAAGCGCTGCACCTGA
- a CDS encoding DNA polymerase III subunit delta', with amino-acid sequence MAVWDDVVGQERVTEQLAAAARDADAIVTAEAAGKGPAERSGASQMTHAWLFTGPPGSGRATAARAFAAALQCVSPDRGLGGASGCGFCDGCHTTLVGTHADVEIVRTDLLSIGVKETRDLVRRASLSPAGGRWQVIVLEDADRLTEGAGNVLLKAVEEPAPRTVWLLCAPSIEDVLPTIRSRCRHLSLRTPPVSAVADILVRRDGIDPTAADLAARATQGHIDRARRLATDERARARRAAVLKLPLRVDDIGGCLKAAQELIDAAGEDAKQVAEEVDAKETEELRAALGAAAGTGGRLPRGTAGAMKELQDKQKRRATRTQRDSLDLALVDLTGFYRDVLAVQMGASVPLANDEVRDSVQRIATGSTPERTLRRIEAVIACREALERNVAPLLAVEAMTVALRAG; translated from the coding sequence ATGGCGGTATGGGACGACGTGGTCGGCCAGGAGCGGGTGACGGAGCAGCTCGCCGCGGCCGCGCGCGATGCGGACGCCATCGTGACCGCTGAGGCCGCCGGAAAGGGGCCGGCGGAGCGCAGCGGCGCCTCCCAGATGACCCACGCCTGGCTGTTCACCGGCCCGCCCGGGTCCGGCCGGGCCACCGCCGCCCGCGCGTTTGCCGCCGCCTTGCAGTGCGTGAGTCCGGACCGCGGGCTCGGCGGTGCCTCCGGCTGCGGCTTCTGCGACGGCTGCCACACCACCCTGGTCGGCACCCACGCCGACGTCGAGATCGTCCGCACCGACCTGCTCTCGATCGGCGTGAAGGAGACGCGTGACCTGGTCCGCCGGGCCTCGCTCTCCCCGGCCGGCGGCCGCTGGCAGGTGATCGTCCTGGAGGACGCCGACCGCCTCACCGAAGGCGCGGGCAACGTCCTGCTGAAGGCCGTCGAGGAGCCCGCGCCCCGTACGGTCTGGCTGCTGTGCGCCCCCTCCATCGAGGACGTGCTGCCCACCATCCGCTCCCGCTGCCGCCACCTGTCGCTGCGCACGCCCCCGGTCAGCGCGGTCGCCGACATCCTCGTCCGGCGCGACGGCATCGACCCGACGGCCGCCGACCTCGCCGCCCGCGCCACCCAGGGGCACATCGACCGGGCCCGCCGGCTCGCCACCGACGAGCGGGCCCGGGCCCGCCGCGCGGCCGTCCTGAAGCTCCCCCTGCGCGTCGACGACATCGGCGGCTGCCTCAAGGCCGCCCAGGAGCTGATCGACGCCGCCGGCGAGGACGCCAAGCAGGTCGCCGAGGAGGTCGACGCCAAGGAGACCGAGGAGTTGCGGGCCGCCCTCGGCGCCGCGGCCGGCACCGGCGGCCGGCTGCCCCGCGGCACCGCGGGCGCCATGAAGGAGCTCCAGGACAAGCAGAAGCGCCGCGCCACCCGCACCCAGCGCGACAGCCTCGACCTCGCCCTGGTCGACCTCACCGGCTTCTACCGCGACGTCCTCGCCGTCCAGATGGGTGCCTCCGTCCCGCTCGCCAACGACGAGGTCCGCGACAGCGTCCAGCGGATCGCCACCGGTTCCACCCCCGAGCGCACCCTGCGCCGGATAGAAGCGGTGATCGCCTGCCGGGAGGCCCTGGAGCGCAACGTCGCCCCGCTGCTCGCGGTCGAGGCCATGACGGTCGCGCTCCGGGCGGGCTGA
- the tmk gene encoding dTMP kinase, with the protein MTRAEQPTVVTPTSDALATDSRERAVRALLRFPPLKRLWSAQLVGGIGDALSLLVLVLLALQAALYVPLGGQAVFGGGYRGAAFAVTAVFGVRMLATLLFGAVLLGPLSALTAPDGPLDRRWTMMTVDGLRIALLVIAPLWIDWTPTSALAWLLVTVFVTGVGERFWTVARESAAPALLPAPPPEGAAIRPLPDNMDALRRLSLRTAFVAVPIAAAALLVCALIGRLLGTGVAWFDVHQAALGSYLAAGLFAASVSILYFIELPGGQTPRPRSPLEGLRRPKTTSATAKAGSAPDKGRTGALPLLVLACAAVAAAIAAAASLAVLHAVDLGGGPASYALLVVALTGGTALGIRGARKVLPGFSRRRLLALAVAVTGLLLLTMGLVPDTTTVLLLALLAGLSAGVAANTGHALLDQETEASRTARTTEHLQAVVRLAIALAAIVAPLLAAVIGPHHLGSGAFVLAHGGAAYTLMLVGALLLPVAAWVLGKTDDRQGVPFRRDLTEAVRGGDPAQTTAATGFFIALEGGDGAGKSTQVEALAEWIRGKGHEVVVTREPGATAIGKRLRSIILDVSTSGLSDRAEALMFAADRAEHIDSVVRPALERGAVVITDRYIDSSVAYQGAGRNLAPTEIARINRWATGGLVPHLTVLLDIAPEAARERFTEAPDRMESEPAEFHQRVRAGFLTLAAADPARYLVVDAGQEPEAITTAVRHRLDQVLPLSEAEIKARDEARKAAEEEARRKAEEEAARKAEEERRERERQEQLAKLRAEEEERKRREAEEAKAREAARQAEEARKRAEEARRAAEEERERREAEEQARKEERERLRKTHEEQARLRQEAEERRREKQRKAEEALLRAEQARIAAAQEAAAAEAEARAETAASAEAPTAETDVTQLRKRMATEEVPGKGAGSGAAGSGKGSGGGARSGGAAGSDGERTAALPRPEPQEAHGPADETTILPPVRDDAARGGHQGGGADSEETAVLPPVQGDPADRVPPWMFAQENGTGQGAGAAERGAERTRELPQLDPETGRPAEPPRRGRPRPEWAEETPLDDLPTLADELLGPRADEDTDQGTGGNGRRRGRRG; encoded by the coding sequence ATGACGCGTGCCGAGCAGCCAACGGTCGTGACCCCCACTTCAGACGCCCTCGCAACCGACTCCCGCGAGCGCGCGGTACGAGCCCTGCTCCGCTTCCCCCCACTGAAGCGGTTGTGGAGCGCCCAGCTCGTCGGGGGTATCGGCGATGCCCTGTCCTTGCTTGTCCTGGTACTCCTCGCCCTCCAGGCGGCGCTCTACGTGCCGTTGGGCGGTCAGGCCGTGTTCGGCGGCGGCTACCGCGGCGCCGCCTTCGCGGTCACCGCCGTCTTCGGCGTGCGGATGCTGGCGACGCTGCTCTTCGGAGCCGTCCTCCTGGGCCCGCTGTCCGCGCTCACCGCGCCGGACGGGCCGCTGGACCGCCGCTGGACGATGATGACCGTGGACGGGCTGCGGATCGCGCTGCTGGTCATCGCCCCCTTGTGGATCGACTGGACGCCCACCAGCGCGCTGGCCTGGCTGCTGGTGACGGTCTTCGTCACCGGCGTCGGCGAGCGCTTCTGGACCGTCGCCCGGGAGAGCGCCGCGCCCGCCCTGTTGCCCGCGCCGCCCCCGGAGGGCGCCGCGATCCGGCCGCTGCCGGACAACATGGACGCGCTGCGCCGCCTGTCGCTGCGCACCGCCTTCGTCGCCGTGCCGATCGCGGCCGCCGCGCTGCTGGTCTGCGCGCTGATCGGGAGGCTGCTGGGCACCGGCGTCGCGTGGTTCGACGTCCACCAGGCGGCGCTCGGTTCGTATCTCGCGGCCGGGTTGTTCGCCGCCTCCGTCTCGATCCTCTACTTCATCGAGCTGCCCGGTGGGCAGACGCCGCGGCCGCGCTCTCCCCTGGAGGGCCTGCGCCGCCCGAAGACCACCTCGGCCACGGCCAAGGCGGGCAGCGCCCCCGACAAGGGCCGCACCGGCGCCCTTCCGCTGCTGGTGCTGGCCTGCGCCGCGGTGGCCGCCGCGATCGCCGCGGCCGCCTCGCTCGCCGTCCTGCACGCCGTCGACCTGGGTGGCGGGCCGGCCAGTTACGCGCTGCTGGTGGTCGCGCTGACCGGCGGCACGGCCCTGGGCATCCGCGGCGCCCGCAAGGTGCTGCCCGGGTTCTCCCGGCGCCGGCTGCTCGCCCTGGCGGTCGCCGTCACCGGGCTGCTCCTTCTGACCATGGGGCTGGTCCCGGACACCACGACGGTGCTGCTGCTCGCCCTGCTGGCCGGGCTCAGCGCCGGCGTCGCCGCCAATACGGGCCACGCCCTGCTGGACCAGGAGACCGAGGCGTCCCGTACCGCCCGGACGACCGAGCACCTCCAGGCCGTCGTCCGGCTCGCGATAGCGCTCGCCGCGATCGTCGCGCCGCTGCTGGCCGCCGTGATCGGCCCGCACCACCTCGGCAGCGGCGCCTTCGTCCTCGCGCACGGCGGCGCCGCGTACACCCTGATGCTGGTCGGCGCGCTGCTGCTGCCGGTCGCCGCCTGGGTGTTGGGCAAGACCGACGACCGTCAGGGCGTCCCGTTCCGGCGCGACCTGACGGAGGCGGTGCGCGGCGGGGACCCGGCGCAGACCACCGCGGCCACCGGGTTCTTCATCGCCCTGGAGGGCGGCGACGGGGCCGGGAAGTCCACCCAGGTCGAGGCGCTGGCGGAGTGGATCCGCGGCAAGGGCCACGAGGTCGTGGTGACCCGGGAGCCGGGCGCCACCGCGATCGGCAAGCGGCTGCGCTCGATCATCCTGGACGTGTCCACGTCCGGGCTGTCCGACCGCGCCGAGGCGCTGATGTTCGCCGCCGACCGGGCCGAGCACATCGACAGCGTCGTCCGGCCCGCGCTGGAGCGCGGCGCGGTGGTGATCACCGACCGCTACATCGACTCCTCCGTGGCCTACCAGGGCGCGGGCCGCAACCTCGCGCCCACGGAGATCGCCCGGATCAACCGCTGGGCGACGGGCGGGCTGGTCCCGCACCTGACCGTGCTGCTGGACATCGCCCCGGAGGCCGCCCGCGAGCGGTTCACCGAGGCGCCGGACCGCATGGAGTCCGAGCCCGCCGAGTTCCACCAGCGGGTCCGGGCCGGCTTCCTGACCCTGGCCGCCGCCGACCCCGCGCGCTATCTGGTCGTCGACGCGGGCCAGGAGCCGGAGGCCATCACCACCGCCGTCCGCCACCGGCTGGACCAGGTGCTCCCGCTGTCCGAGGCCGAGATCAAGGCCCGCGACGAGGCCCGTAAGGCGGCCGAGGAGGAGGCCCGCCGCAAGGCCGAGGAAGAGGCCGCACGCAAGGCCGAGGAGGAGCGCCGGGAGCGCGAGCGCCAGGAGCAGCTCGCCAAGCTGCGCGCCGAGGAAGAGGAGCGCAAGCGCCGGGAGGCCGAGGAGGCCAAGGCCCGGGAGGCCGCCCGGCAGGCCGAGGAGGCCCGCAAGCGCGCCGAGGAGGCCCGTCGGGCCGCGGAGGAGGAGCGCGAGCGGCGGGAGGCCGAGGAGCAGGCCCGCAAGGAGGAGCGGGAGCGACTCCGCAAGACGCACGAGGAGCAGGCGCGGCTGCGCCAGGAGGCCGAGGAGCGGCGCCGGGAGAAGCAGCGCAAGGCCGAGGAGGCGCTGCTCCGCGCCGAGCAGGCCCGGATCGCGGCGGCCCAGGAGGCGGCCGCGGCCGAGGCGGAGGCGCGGGCGGAGACGGCCGCATCGGCCGAGGCGCCGACCGCGGAGACGGACGTGACGCAGCTGCGGAAGCGGATGGCGACGGAGGAGGTGCCCGGGAAGGGGGCTGGTTCCGGCGCCGCGGGTTCCGGCAAGGGCTCCGGTGGCGGTGCGCGTTCCGGTGGCGCGGCCGGTTCCGACGGCGAGCGGACGGCGGCGCTGCCGCGGCCCGAGCCGCAGGAGGCGCACGGCCCGGCGGACGAGACGACGATCCTGCCGCCCGTACGGGACGACGCCGCCCGGGGCGGCCACCAGGGAGGCGGCGCGGACTCCGAGGAGACCGCGGTCCTGCCGCCGGTCCAGGGCGACCCGGCGGACCGGGTGCCGCCGTGGATGTTCGCCCAGGAGAACGGCACGGGCCAGGGCGCCGGTGCGGCCGAGCGCGGCGCCGAGCGGACCAGGGAACTGCCGCAGCTCGACCCGGAGACCGGCCGCCCCGCTGAGCCGCCGCGGCGCGGCCGGCCGCGCCCGGAATGGGCGGAGGAGACCCCGCTGGACGACCTGCCGACGCTCGCCGACGAGCTCCTCGGTCCGCGCGCGGACGAGGACACCGACCAGGGCACGGGCGGGAACGGCCGCCGCCGGGGCCGGCGCGGCTGA